A genomic segment from Agrobacterium vitis encodes:
- a CDS encoding polyamine ABC transporter substrate-binding protein: protein MSITASAGALPAGAADREVHVYNWSDYIDPQILEDFTKETGIKVVYDVFDNNDLLETKLLAGGSGYDVVVPTGPFLARQIQAGVFQKLDKSKLPNLTNMWPMVMERLANYDPGNQYAVNYMWGTTGIGYNVKKIKAIFGDDVKVDSWDFIFKPENAKKLKQCGLNILDASDETFAIAMNYIGKPADSKKTADLEAGAKVYQAIRPSAKTFNSSSYLNDLANGDICATIGWSGDVIQAKKRAEEAKNGVEIAYVIPKEGTYMWFDNLAIPADAKNVEEAHAFINYLMKPEVIAKASDFVSYANGNLASQKMVSADVLNNPSVYPDEATMKRLFTISPYDPKSQRVLNRLWTQVKTGK, encoded by the coding sequence TTGGTCAGATTATATCGATCCGCAGATTCTCGAGGACTTCACCAAGGAAACCGGCATCAAGGTCGTCTATGACGTCTTCGACAACAACGACCTGTTGGAGACCAAGCTTTTGGCCGGTGGCTCTGGCTATGATGTGGTGGTGCCGACCGGTCCGTTCCTGGCGCGCCAGATCCAGGCGGGCGTGTTCCAGAAGCTCGACAAGTCGAAACTTCCGAACCTTACTAATATGTGGCCGATGGTCATGGAGCGGCTGGCCAATTACGACCCCGGCAACCAATATGCCGTCAACTATATGTGGGGCACGACCGGCATCGGCTATAATGTCAAGAAGATCAAGGCGATCTTCGGCGATGACGTCAAGGTCGATAGCTGGGACTTCATCTTCAAGCCGGAAAACGCCAAGAAGCTCAAGCAATGCGGCCTGAACATCCTTGATGCCTCGGATGAAACCTTCGCGATTGCCATGAACTACATCGGCAAACCGGCTGACAGCAAGAAAACAGCCGATCTCGAAGCGGGCGCCAAGGTCTACCAGGCGATCCGGCCCAGTGCCAAGACCTTCAACTCCTCCTCCTACCTGAATGATCTCGCCAATGGCGATATCTGCGCCACCATCGGCTGGTCCGGCGATGTGATCCAGGCCAAGAAGCGGGCGGAAGAGGCCAAGAACGGCGTGGAAATCGCCTATGTGATTCCCAAGGAAGGAACCTATATGTGGTTCGACAACCTGGCGATCCCGGCTGATGCCAAGAATGTCGAGGAAGCCCATGCCTTCATCAATTACCTGATGAAGCCTGAGGTAATCGCCAAGGCATCTGATTTCGTCTCCTATGCCAATGGCAATCTCGCCTCGCAAAAAATGGTCAGCGCCGATGTGCTCAACAATCCCTCCGTCTATCCCGACGAGGCGACTATGAAGCGGCTGTTCACCATCTCGCCTTACGATCCCAAATCGCAGCGCGTCCTGAACCGGCTCTGGACCCAGGTCAAGACCGGCAAGTAA
- a CDS encoding AsmA family protein, with protein sequence MTLGSKRKWSGPRRWHGPRLARAAIAVIAVALCVFVASRLAAPYIVSSSLVRGSIEKAISRWSGHDVEIAGTPSLQFWPEPRITLPNVTITDRDDTQPGGTAGNAKRVLAHIDLLSASFGLVHAAMGNPVFDDFHLSRPHIYMRRNSQGHLDWAGQGLLSDAISHVQESTKGGQSLDKVYDARIGSITIENGRIDIEDQPLQRRVVIDSIFSRLFWPVMSAPAIGNANMIIGGVATQLDFASTQPLILLGGGVGQADFSLTAPTLKGSFSGMTGLAPARFASGQLSLAISNVPGLLAWTGATLPGTEALHTVSVKATVTAETDKIRLDSLSFTANDTSATGLMEMAQAKSGKPKLSGTLAFEQMDIPTFLGAFSLSTPDADANSGKTGLLDWLEFDLTLSARKATYAPFTLTDMGASILATDGTVVFDIADSTLAEGTLIAHLEGRNGGFDEGGHLDLSLTNADLSDIEGKLALNGPLPLGPGSLTLSAATNRALWETRAADITGTLDLSAGPGRITGVNPEGIRRKAAEQKFFRLQDAGTGELPFDSLTVSATLDDGSINIGKGDLLSSVQSSSFSGVIPYNFKGLALSTEVRPGTASASSASDASGNFAPLRIFIGGSWPDLILSPARP encoded by the coding sequence GTGACGCTCGGTTCAAAACGGAAATGGTCTGGACCCAGGCGTTGGCACGGTCCCCGGCTGGCCCGCGCGGCGATTGCTGTCATTGCGGTAGCGCTCTGCGTTTTTGTCGCATCCCGGCTGGCAGCGCCTTATATCGTTTCCAGCAGTCTGGTGCGCGGCAGTATCGAAAAGGCCATCAGCCGCTGGAGCGGCCATGACGTGGAGATAGCAGGCACACCCAGCCTGCAATTCTGGCCGGAACCCCGCATCACCCTGCCCAATGTGACGATTACCGACCGTGACGACACTCAACCTGGTGGGACGGCTGGTAATGCCAAACGCGTTCTTGCCCATATCGACCTGCTCTCGGCGTCGTTCGGACTGGTGCATGCGGCGATGGGCAACCCGGTCTTTGACGATTTCCATCTCAGCCGACCCCACATCTACATGCGGCGCAATTCGCAAGGCCATCTCGATTGGGCGGGACAGGGCCTGCTCTCCGATGCCATCTCTCATGTCCAGGAGAGTACCAAGGGCGGACAGAGCCTCGACAAGGTCTATGATGCCCGGATCGGATCGATCACCATTGAGAATGGCCGAATCGATATCGAGGATCAACCGTTACAGCGCCGGGTGGTCATCGACAGCATCTTTTCCCGTCTGTTCTGGCCAGTGATGTCGGCACCCGCGATCGGCAACGCCAATATGATCATCGGCGGCGTTGCCACTCAACTGGATTTTGCCTCCACCCAACCCTTGATCCTGCTGGGTGGCGGGGTTGGTCAGGCGGATTTTTCCCTGACCGCACCGACATTGAAGGGCAGTTTCAGCGGCATGACCGGGCTTGCGCCCGCCCGTTTTGCCTCAGGCCAGCTCAGCCTGGCGATTTCCAATGTGCCGGGGCTTCTGGCCTGGACCGGTGCCACGCTTCCAGGCACGGAAGCGCTGCACACGGTTTCCGTCAAGGCCACGGTGACGGCGGAGACCGACAAAATCAGGCTGGACAGCCTGTCCTTTACCGCCAACGACACAAGCGCCACCGGCCTGATGGAAATGGCCCAGGCGAAAAGCGGCAAGCCAAAACTGAGCGGCACACTGGCCTTCGAGCAGATGGATATTCCGACGTTTCTCGGGGCATTTTCACTCTCGACACCGGACGCCGATGCCAATAGTGGCAAAACTGGGCTCCTGGACTGGCTGGAATTCGATCTGACCTTGTCGGCCCGCAAAGCGACCTATGCGCCCTTCACCCTCACCGATATGGGCGCCAGCATTCTGGCCACCGATGGCACCGTGGTTTTCGACATTGCCGACAGCACACTGGCCGAAGGAACATTGATTGCCCATCTCGAAGGCCGCAATGGCGGCTTCGATGAAGGCGGCCATCTGGACCTGTCGCTGACCAATGCCGATCTTTCCGATATCGAAGGCAAACTGGCGCTGAATGGTCCCCTGCCGCTGGGGCCAGGCTCCCTGACACTGTCAGCCGCGACCAACCGGGCGCTATGGGAAACTCGCGCGGCAGATATTACCGGCACATTGGACCTCAGCGCCGGACCGGGCCGGATCACCGGTGTCAACCCGGAGGGCATCCGGCGCAAGGCGGCGGAACAAAAGTTTTTCCGATTGCAGGATGCTGGCACGGGCGAATTGCCGTTTGACAGCCTGACTGTGTCAGCAACACTTGATGATGGCAGTATCAATATTGGCAAGGGTGATCTGCTGAGCAGTGTGCAGTCCTCCTCCTTCTCCGGTGTCATTCCCTATAACTTCAAGGGACTGGCTCTCTCGACGGAAGTCCGCCCTGGCACTGCCTCTGCCAGCAGCGCCAGTGATGCCTCCGGCAATTTTGCGCCACTGCGGATATTCATCGGCGGTTCCTGGCCGGATCTGATCCTGTCACCAGCCCGGCCTTGA
- a CDS encoding ABC transporter ATP-binding protein has translation MAKTLGPVKRKFAPWTERGQMPFIRFENVTKRFGPFTAVDNLTLNIYEREFFSLLGPSGCGKTTLMRMLAGFEEPTEGRILLQGRDLAGVPPYRRPTNMMFQSYALFPHMSVEKNIAFGLEQDNLPKGEIKARVEEMLKLVKLEEFARRKPGQLSGGQRQRVALARSLAKRPKVLLLDEPLGALDRKLREETQFELMDIQTELGLTFLIVTHDQEEAMTVSDRIAVMDKGEIVQVATPAEIYEAPNCRYVADFIGDINIVEGRLLRSDSAGGPVAIACDGFTCLVDQPCDLADGAEVAFAIRPEKVRISIDPPADTSVNALSGEVWDIGYLGDFSVFIIRREDGFTFRAAQANVARLVDRPITFGDQVWFSWTPDAGLLLTR, from the coding sequence ATGGCGAAGACTCTGGGGCCGGTGAAACGCAAATTCGCACCATGGACGGAGCGGGGGCAAATGCCCTTCATCCGGTTTGAAAATGTCACTAAACGCTTTGGGCCGTTCACGGCGGTCGATAACCTTACCCTGAATATCTATGAGCGGGAGTTTTTCTCGCTGCTTGGACCATCTGGCTGCGGCAAGACCACGCTGATGCGGATGCTGGCTGGTTTCGAGGAGCCGACCGAGGGTCGCATCCTGTTGCAGGGCCGCGATCTCGCCGGCGTGCCGCCCTATCGCCGTCCGACCAATATGATGTTCCAGTCCTACGCGCTGTTTCCGCATATGTCGGTGGAAAAGAACATCGCCTTTGGCCTGGAGCAGGACAATCTGCCCAAGGGTGAAATCAAGGCGCGGGTCGAGGAAATGTTGAAACTGGTCAAGCTGGAGGAGTTTGCCAGGCGCAAGCCGGGCCAGCTTTCCGGCGGCCAGCGCCAGCGTGTCGCCTTGGCCCGCTCACTGGCCAAACGCCCGAAAGTGCTGCTGCTGGATGAGCCGCTCGGCGCGCTGGACCGCAAGCTGCGTGAGGAAACCCAGTTCGAGCTGATGGATATCCAGACCGAGCTTGGCCTGACCTTCCTGATCGTCACCCATGACCAGGAAGAGGCGATGACGGTGTCTGACCGGATTGCTGTCATGGACAAGGGCGAAATCGTCCAGGTGGCGACGCCCGCCGAAATCTATGAGGCGCCGAATTGCCGTTACGTGGCGGATTTCATTGGCGATATCAATATTGTCGAGGGGCGGTTGCTGCGAAGCGATAGTGCGGGCGGTCCTGTGGCCATTGCCTGTGACGGCTTCACCTGCCTGGTGGATCAGCCCTGCGATCTCGCTGACGGTGCCGAGGTTGCCTTTGCCATCCGCCCGGAAAAGGTTCGTATCTCCATCGACCCGCCCGCCGATACCAGCGTCAATGCGCTTTCCGGTGAGGTCTGGGATATCGGCTATCTCGGCGATTTTTCGGTGTTCATCATCCGGCGCGAGGATGGCTTTACCTTCCGCGCGGCGCAGGCCAATGTCGCGCGTCTGGTAGACCGGCCAATTACATTCGGCGATCAGGTCTGGTTTTCCTGGACGCCGGATGCCGGCCTGTTGTTGACGAGGTAG
- a CDS encoding ABC transporter permease has product MKSGRFDPVFLTFGFAFLYVPILILVIFSFNASKLVTVWGGFSLRWYQEIWQNDSLMDAAWVTLRVGVISASLGTVLGTMAALALVRFGRFRGRMLFSGMVYAPLVMPDVITGLSLLLLFVALNVDRGLMTITLAHTSFTMCYVAIVVQSRLVTFDRSLEEAALDLGCPPVKTFFRITLPLILPAVVSGWMLAFTLSLDDLVIASFTTGPGATTLPIKIYSQVRLGVTPEINAVCTILIAIVTLGVIIASIGTKRRELQRQRDEHIAAAGR; this is encoded by the coding sequence ATGAAATCTGGCCGTTTCGATCCCGTTTTTCTCACCTTCGGTTTCGCTTTTCTCTATGTGCCGATCCTGATCCTGGTGATCTTCTCGTTCAACGCATCAAAGCTGGTGACGGTCTGGGGCGGGTTCTCCCTGCGCTGGTACCAGGAGATCTGGCAGAATGACAGCCTGATGGATGCCGCCTGGGTCACGCTCCGGGTTGGCGTCATCTCGGCCAGCCTCGGCACGGTGCTTGGCACCATGGCGGCGCTGGCACTGGTGCGCTTCGGGCGGTTTCGTGGCCGCATGCTGTTTTCCGGCATGGTCTATGCGCCACTGGTCATGCCTGACGTCATCACCGGCCTGTCGCTGCTTTTGCTGTTCGTTGCGCTGAATGTCGATCGCGGCTTGATGACCATCACCCTTGCTCATACCAGCTTCACCATGTGCTATGTGGCGATCGTCGTGCAATCGCGGCTGGTGACGTTCGACCGCAGCCTGGAAGAGGCGGCGCTCGATCTTGGCTGCCCGCCGGTCAAGACGTTTTTCCGCATCACCCTGCCGCTGATCCTGCCAGCCGTCGTTTCCGGCTGGATGCTGGCCTTTACCCTGTCGCTGGACGATCTGGTGATTGCCAGCTTCACCACCGGGCCGGGCGCGACGACCTTGCCGATCAAGATCTATTCGCAGGTGCGGTTGGGTGTGACGCCGGAAATCAACGCGGTCTGCACCATATTGATTGCCATCGTGACGCTTGGCGTCATTATCGCTTCCATCGGCACCAAGCGGCGGGAGTTGCAGCGCCAGCGCGATGAGCATATTGCCGCCGCCGGGCGGTGA
- a CDS encoding ABC transporter permease subunit: MAEPATLPQAFRQASRARWLIVVLPYLWLALFFLAPFFIIVKISLSDTAIAMPPYTPVFQGFSQLGDFLSQLDFENFQILGEDPLYIESYLSSLRIAAISTLLLLLIGYPMALAMARVKPELRPTLVMMVILPFWTSFLIRVYAWIGILKPEGLLTLLLQSLHIYGPDQQVHIYQTDIAVFIGIVYSYLPFMVLPLYSALEKMDGSLLEAASDLGCPPMTAFWRITFPLSLPGVIAGSMICFIPITGEFVIPDLLGGADTLMIGKTMWTEFFGNRDWPVASAVAIVLLLLLVVPIMIFQNQQSKV; the protein is encoded by the coding sequence ATGGCCGAGCCCGCAACCCTTCCACAAGCCTTTCGCCAGGCAAGTCGCGCCCGCTGGTTGATTGTCGTTCTCCCCTATCTCTGGCTCGCTTTGTTCTTCCTGGCGCCGTTCTTCATCATCGTGAAGATCTCGCTGTCGGATACGGCCATCGCCATGCCGCCCTATACGCCTGTTTTTCAGGGTTTTTCGCAGCTGGGCGATTTCCTGTCGCAGCTGGATTTCGAGAATTTCCAGATCCTCGGTGAAGATCCGCTCTATATTGAATCCTATCTGTCGTCGCTGAGGATCGCGGCGATTTCCACCCTGCTACTGCTGTTGATCGGCTACCCGATGGCGCTGGCCATGGCACGCGTCAAGCCGGAACTGCGCCCAACCCTTGTGATGATGGTCATCCTGCCGTTCTGGACCTCGTTCCTGATCAGGGTCTATGCCTGGATCGGCATCTTGAAGCCTGAAGGGCTTTTGACGCTGCTGCTGCAAAGCCTGCATATCTACGGTCCAGACCAGCAGGTGCATATCTACCAGACCGACATCGCCGTATTCATCGGCATCGTCTATTCCTACCTGCCCTTCATGGTCCTGCCACTCTATTCGGCTCTGGAGAAGATGGATGGCAGCCTGCTGGAAGCGGCAAGCGATCTCGGTTGCCCGCCGATGACCGCCTTCTGGCGGATTACCTTTCCGCTATCTCTGCCAGGGGTGATTGCTGGATCGATGATCTGCTTCATTCCGATCACAGGCGAATTCGTCATTCCCGACCTGCTTGGTGGTGCCGATACGCTGATGATCGGCAAGACCATGTGGACGGAGTTTTTCGGCAATCGGGACTGGCCCGTCGCCTCCGCCGTCGCCATCGTGCTGCTGCTTCTGCTGGTGGTGCCGATCATGATTTTCCAGAACCAGCAAAGCAAAGTGTGA